The following proteins are encoded in a genomic region of Nicotiana sylvestris chromosome 4, ASM39365v2, whole genome shotgun sequence:
- the LOC138890434 gene encoding uncharacterized protein: MLSYSDLPSSCWGYALQKANYILNLVPSKSVHLTPVELWTGRKPSLRHIRVWGCPAHVLKGKADKLESRTEVCIFIGYPKGTKGGLNNGITKESSLERIPEASIDIPLHYRSGRNVNRQQIVQEQLPDISLPQSSGSNVEQPQIVEQPEIVMQHSLQEEVNDIPTPQGMEDNIEASVPENDVVIQHQNQPPPAVTSCSGRIIRKSLRFALLGESYDRIPEEPNT; encoded by the exons ATGTTAAGTTATTCCGATTTGCCTTCTTCCTGTTGGGGATATGCTTTACAAAAAGCAAACTACATTCTCAATTTGGTTCCTTCAAAGTCAGTACATTTGACTCCAGTAGAATTGTGGACTGGCCGCAAGCCAAGTTTACGGCATATTCGGGTTTGGGGTTGTCCAGCACATGTGCTGAAAGGGAAAGCGGATAAATTGGAATCAAGGACAGAAGTATGTATTTTTATTGGATATCCAAAAGGAACTAAAGGCG GATTAAATAATGGAATAACTAAAGAATCATCTCTAGAACGTATCCCGGAAGCCAGTATTGACATACCACTGCATTATCGTAGTGGGAGAAATGTCAATAGGCAGCAGATTGTACAAGAGCAATTGCCTGACATCTCACTACCCCAAAGTAGTGGGAGTAATGTTGAGCAACCTCAGATTGTTGAACAACCTGAAATTGTTATGCAGCATTCACTCCAGGAAGAAGTTAATGATATCCCAACACCGCAAGGTATGGAGGATAACATTGAGGCTTCCGTTCCAGAAAATGATGTTGTGATTCAACATCAAAATCAGCCTCCACCTGCAGTAACTAGTTGTAGTGGGAGAATTATTAGAAAATCTCTCCGGTTTGCGCTTTTGGGAGAATCTTATGATAGAATCCCTGAAGAGCCTAATACATAA
- the LOC104232060 gene encoding pentatricopeptide repeat-containing protein At1g73400, mitochondrial, with the protein MSQLKVVSFICKTLTRKLHSTNHKLHQNLRPNSLASKHIHGHASKHELQHLFATRVSFILNKSSRFWVPSFISGSFQRFYCAENSALEKTTENCSNDSIDDKVYKVVMDHSKPEHKMERALDKLEIELTTPLVVGVLQKLHYEEKLAFRFFTWAGHRENYSHEPQAYNEMVDILSSTKYKVKQFRIVCDLLDYMKRNDKRLVPIEVLLTILRQYTEKHLTHLHKFAKKKKKIRVKTQPEVYAFNLLLDALCKCCLVEDAEAMFKRVKSKVKPTADTYNILFFGWCRVRNPDRAMSILEHMIDIGHTPDNFTYNTAIDTFCSAGMVMKAAELLEFMRTKGSTMSSPTAKTYTIMILALAQNDMMTECFKVLGDMINSGCVPDVSTYKELIEGMCLGGKTEAAYKLLEEMGNKGYPADIVTYNCFLKVLCDNKERDEALRLYQKMIEVGCIPSVQTYNMLIVMFFIMGDVDGAFETWHEMSKRGCARVTETYGVMIEGLFDCNATEEACFLLEEVVSRGMKLPYRKFDSFLMRLSAVGDLRAIHKLSEHMRTFYNPAMARRFAVNQKRKSMSLRGK; encoded by the coding sequence ATGTCTCAGCTCAAAGTTGTCTCATTTATCTGTAAAACTTTGACAAGAAAATTGCATTCCACAAATCACAAGCTTCATCAAAATCTAAGGCCAAATTCACTAGCATCCAAACATATTCATGGGCATGCCAGCAAACACGAATTACAACATCTATTTGCTACAAGGGTATCATTTATCTTGAATAAAAGTTCAAGATTTTGGGTACCATCATTCATCAGTGGGTCCTTTCAGCGGTTTTATTGTGCAGAAAATTCTGCATTGGAGAAAACAACAGAAAACTGTAGCAACGATTCCATTGATGATAAGGTTTACAAGGTTGTGATGGATCACTCTAAGCCAGAGCATAAGATGGAGAGAGCTCTTGATAAGCTTGAAATAGAATTAACGACGCCATTGGTGGTGGGGGTCTTGCAAAAGCTTCATTATGAAGAGAAGTTAGCGTTTAGGTTCTTTACGTGGGCAGGACATCGAGAAAATTATAGTCACGAGCCCCAGGCGTATAATGAGATGGTTGATATATTGTCTAGTACAAAGTACAAGGTGAAGCAGTTTCGTATTGTTTGTGATCTTCTAGACTACATGAAGAGGAATGATAAGCGTTTGGTTCCTATAGAAGTCTTGTTGACAATTCTTAGACAGTATACTGAAAAGCATTTGACACATCTTCATAAGTttgcgaagaagaagaagaagataagagTGAAGACACAACCCGAAGTATATGCCTTTAATTTGTTGTTGGATGCTTTGTGTAAGTGCTGCCTTGTGGAAGATGCCGAGGCTATGTTTAAGCGGGTGAAGAGTAAGGTTAAGCCAACTGCTGATACTTATAACATTCTTTTCTTCGGTTGGTGTCGTGTTAGAAACCCAGATAGAGCTATGAGCATTCTTGAACATATGATCGACATAGGGCACACGCCCGATAACTTCACCTATAATACTGCAATTGACACATTTTGCTCCGCAGGGATGGTGATGAAGGCTGCTGAACTTCTCGAGTTCATGAGAACTAAAGGTTCAACCATGTCTTCTCCCACAGCAAAAACTTATACTATTATGATCTTGGCTCTTGCTCAAAATGATATGATGACGGAATGTTTTAAAGTTCTCGGGGATATGATAAACAGTGGATGTGTTCCTGATGTTTCAACTTACAAGGAACTGATTGAAGGTATGTGTTTGGGTGGAAAGACTGAGGCAGCTTATAAGCTTTTGGAAGAGATGGGAAACAAGGGCTACCCTGCTGATATAGTTACATACAACTGTTTTCTTAAGGTCCTTTGTGATAATAAAGAGAGAGATGAGGCACTTAGGCTTTATCAGAAGATGATCGAAGTGGGCTGTATTCCAAGTGTACAGACTTATAATATGCTAATTGTTATGTTCTTTATAATGGGCGACGTAGATGGAGCCTTTGAGACATGGCATGAGATGTCTAAGAGGGGTTGTGCGCGTGTTACAGAAACATACGGTGTGATGATTGAAGGGCTTTTTGATTGCAATGCTACTGAAGAAGCATGCTTTCTTTTGGAAGAAGTTGTTAGCAGGGGTATGAAACTGCCATACCGAAAATTTGACTCATTTTTAATGCGGCTTTCAGCCGTTGGTGATTTACGAGCCATTCATAAACTGTCAGAACATATGAGAACATTCTACAACCCTGCTATGGCACGACGTTTTGCCGTCAATCAGAAGCGGAAGAGCATGAGCTTAAGAGGAAAGTGA
- the LOC104232062 gene encoding uncharacterized protein: MARAVEWRGKWCLYKRTMIVICSINIFVALYVLHSLYTSVYMYPYNHTQTAFRYTSDQIRKMEESIQLRKQLEPIELINVVNRLKIELLKDEKVQQIPQHIKWKIADEILVILKAVNANADATMLQDAVESWRREKLNEVAEIIHEKTSNSTISPEEASLLARALEDDWAELSEEIGLWIPVQITNKEHDDKPEGEEELDDEVIAGKQLPPECHAELHTDYGGAAVRWGLTHHKKSAYECCMACLNQAKHARPNQKKCNIWVYCPSETGCHSPDIYQHKHQECWLKYAETPTLNFKDRYPESYRNAHPNAPVIVPWMSGVVSV, encoded by the exons ATGGCAAGAGCAGTAGAATGGAGAGGAAAATGGTGTTTATATAAGCGAACTATGATTGTTATTTGCTCAATCAACATATTTGTTGCTCTCTATGTGCTTCACTCTCTCTACACTTCTGTATATATGTACCCTTACAATCATACTCAAACAG CTTTTAGGTATACCTCAGATCAGATTAGGAAAATGGAAGAGTCAATTCAATTACGGAAACAACTAGAACCTATAGAACTTATTAACGTG GTAAATCGCTTAAAGATCGAACTTTTGAAGGATGAAAAGGTGCAACAAATACCTCAGCATATTAAATGGAAGATAGCAGATGAGATACTAGTAATTTTAAAAGCCGTGAATGCCAATGCCGATGCAACGATGCTACAAG ATGCGGTGGAAAGTTGGCGAAGAGAAAAATTGAATGAAGTTGCAGAAATCATTCATGAGAAAACATCAAATTCAACTATTTCCCCAGAGGAGGCTA GTTTACTTGCACGAGCTTTGGAGGATGACTGGGCTGAGCTGTCTGAAGAAATTGGTCTCTGGATACCTGTTCAGATCACTAATAAAGAACATGATGACAAACCTGAGGGTGAAGAGGAACTTG ATGATGAAGTCATAGCTGGCAAGCAGCTTCCTCCCGAGTGTCATGCTGAACTCCATACTGATTACGGTGGTGCTGCTGTAAGATGGGGCCTTACACACCATAAAAAATCTGCATATGAGTGTTGCATGGCTTGTTTGAATCAAGCTAAGCATGCCAGACCTAATCAAAAGAAATGTAACATTTGGGTTTACTGCCCCTCAGAGACGGGATGCCACTCTCCGGATATTTATCAACACAAGCATCAGGAGTGTTGGCTAAAATAT GCAGAGACACCTACGTTGAATTTTAAGGACCGCTATCCTGAATCATACAGAAATGCTCACCCAAATGCACCAGTAATTGTTCCATGGATGTCTGGTGTTGTCAGTGTATAA
- the LOC104232061 gene encoding uncharacterized protein, giving the protein MQEFQKGKNSREKLQVFSSLWGTFSPTTLKEFYSPNMVFSPKQESPNPSERCKFFSSTLKDAFANCHIFKERHSSTQISDEDDAIDDYDDEEEVFVSIVISKYMESKCRRQTTISSDKFNWSFSPTAGDLFTSTKLMQQKEDKEHQEKEDNEDFLSAGTRFSRCSSAISYEAFATAKTTLSRSSSLNRIEFQDFPRRSAIQEFSHCEGWPFGLCRKLLLLPPLPKSPSDSWSWRKSARTIKIY; this is encoded by the exons ATGCAAGAATTTCAAAAGGGAAAAAACAGTAGAGAAAAATTACAAGTATTTAGTTCTCTTTGGGGAACCTTTTCACCTACAACACTCAAAGAATTTTACTCTCCAAACATGGTCTTCTCTCCCAAGCAAGAATCACCAAATCCCTCCGAGAGATGCAAATTCTTCTCTTCAACTCTCAAGGATGCATTTGCCAATTGCCACATTTTTAAGGAAAGACATTCTAGTACTCAAATCTCAGACGAAGACGATGCAATCGATGATTATGATGATGAAGAGGAA GTGTTTGTATCCATAGTAATAAGTAAATACATGGAGTCCAAATGCAGAAGACAGACAACTATCTCAAGTGACAAGTTCAACTGGAGTTTCTCGCCAACAGCAGGAGATTTATTCACATCCACAAAGCTAATGCAACAAAAGGAGGACAAGGAACATCAAGAAAAGGAAGATAACGAGGATTTCCTCTCTGCTGGTACTCGTTTTTCGCGCTGCTCAAGTGCTATAAGCTATGAGGCATTTGCCACAGCTAAGACAACCCTTTCTCGTTCTTCAAGCTTGAACAGGATTGAGTTTCAAGATTTTCCAAGGCGCTCTGCTATTCAGGAATTCTCACATTGTGAAGGATGGCCGTTTGGTCTATGCCGTAAACTGTTGTTACTTCCTCCTTTGCCAAAATCTCCATCTGATTCTTGGTCATGGCGAAAGAGTGCAAGAACGATCAAGATATACTAG
- the LOC104232063 gene encoding succinate dehydrogenase subunit 5, mitochondrial-like yields the protein MEKMVLMRSLYRSICRRSTVFGAAAATTSAVNHQSLRHLHFSSQSFSASPRNPVTEWRNPFTMAMGSMRSFSEDLSHMPDIKDPEVKRAFKDLMAASWHELPDAVVYDAKNAVSKSTDDKTGQEALASVFRAAEAVEEFTGILTSLKMEIDDAIGLSGEDVKPLSKEVSDALQTVFQRYNAYMSAFGPEEGYLRKKVEMELGTRMIHLKMRCSGLDSEWGKVTVLGTSGLAGSYVEHRA from the exons ATGGAGAAAATGGTGCTGATGCGATCTTTGTATCGATCGATATGCCGCAGATCTACTGTCTTCGGCGCGGCCGCCGCCACAACCTCCGCCGTCAACCACCAGTCCCTCCGCCACCTCCATTTCTCATCCCAATCTTTCTCAGCTTCTCCTAGAAACCCCGTTACAG AATGGAGGAATCCTTTCACAATGGCAATGGGAAGCATGCGTTCTTTCAGTGAGGATTTGTCTCACATGCCTGACATAAAAGATCCGGAGGTCAAACGTGCTTTTAAAGACTTAATGGCTGCAAGCTGGCATGAGCTCCCAGATGCTGTCGTCTATGATGCCAAGAATGCAGTGTCCAAAAGTACTGATGACAAGACTGGCCAGGAAGCTTTGGCGAGTGTTTTCCGCGCTGCGGAGGCAGTTGAGGAGTTCACGGGGATTCTCACATCTCTGAAAATGGAAATTGATGATGCTATCGGTTTAAGTGGTGAG GATGTGAAGCCTCTGTCAAAAGAAGTCTCTGACGCATTGCAAACAGTATTTCAACGCTACAACGCATACATGAGTGCCTTTGGGCCAGAGGAGGGATATTTGAGGAAGAAAGTTGAGATGGAACTAGGGACCAGGATGATACACTTAAAGATGCGATGCAGTGGCCTTGATTCTGAATGGGGAAAG GTTACAGTACTTGGGACTTCTGGACTTGCTGGTTCTTATGTTGAGCATAGAGCATAG